The DNA window GCCGGCGCGGCGTGAACTTCATCTTTCTTGCCGCCATCGACCCGCAATCGATGACCGGAAGCCGCCGCCGCAGGGCGTGATACGATCTCCATCTTGGCGACGGAACCGACGCTCGGCAGCGCCTCGCCGCGAAAACCGAGAGTCGCGATGTGAAACAGATCTTCGTCGTCTTTGAGTTTGCTGGTGGCGTGGCGCTCCACGGCCAAAGCAAGATCTTCCGGCGCCATGCCTTCGCCGTTGTCGGTGATGCGTATCAGCGTGGTGCCGGCCTTTTCGATCCAGACGAAAATTTCGCTGGCGCCGGCGTCAAGCGAATTCTCCATCAACTCCTTGACCACCGAAGCCGGCCGCTCGACCACCTCGCCGGCAGCGATGCGGCTCGCCATCTCATCGGATAAAACTTGAATTTTCACCGCTTATTCCTCAATCCCAACATAACCCAGCGCTGCCGGAGCGGCAACAAACCGTCTTGCTTTCCTTTTGCCCTGGCGATATGACCCGTTTGCGTAAGAAATCGCCACGGCTGCCGATAACCGAATAAAGAGCGCCATGAGAAGAGCCATCATGTTGAGAGAGCGAGCGAAAGTGAAAAGAATTTGCCAGCGCCTTGCCACAACACTGCCGGCGCTCGGCCTATTTGTACTTTCCGCCTGCACTTCGCCGCTGTGGTGGCATGAGCCCAACCGCGGCTTTATTTACCGTGGCTGGGGCGCCAACATCGTCGACCAAGCAACGGTCATCCGCGAGTGCGCCGCGCCCTATCCGGTGCTCGGCTGCGTCAAGCCTGAGACCATGACCGTCTTCGCCGTCAACAATCCCTACGTGCTGCGCCATGAGTGCCAGCATATTGAAAATATCATGAGCGGCAACGGCTCGGCGGAAAAACTCAAAGACGCTTTCTACGCGATCTTCGCGATCAACGATTTATTGACCGCGGCGACCAGCTTGCTGCCGGCGCCCAACGATTGCGGCGACGGCACCATGGCCGAGTGGCAGGACGGCAAAATAAAAACGGTGCACGCCAGCTACGATAATTTACAAGTGCTGCCCAGCATGGAGCAGTGGCAAAAACAAAACCCGCAGCCGCTGAAGTAGCGATTACACCTAGCTGTCATCCTGAGCGTTAGCGAAGGATCTCGCCTTCGATGCACACAGCCCTAAACGCAGGAAGGGCAAGCCGGCCTAAGCCAACTTGCCCTTCGTGGTTGTAGTCGATTTGACTGTTACTTCTTGCCGTTGGTGCCGAACAACTCGCCGCCCCATTTTTTCGCGGTGGCGTCCAACACTTCCCTGGGCGACTCGGCGACCGGCGGAAAGTCTTTTATCCATTCGTAGGGGCGGGTCGCGTCGATGATCGCCCGCGAGTTGAAACCCTTCTTGGTCGGATGAATGATCGGATCGAGCGGACCGCTCCAGCAACGGCGGAGAATATCGATATCGGCCTCCGGCTCGCAGCGGCTCGACATCGCCCAGATCATATCGTCAGTATTCGATGGATCGATGTCGTCGTCGACGACGATGACGAAGCGGCCGAGATAAGCGCCGGCGTGGCACTGCGAAGCGATCACCGCCGCCTGCTTGGCGTGGCCGGGATAGCGTTGTTTGATCGCAACGCACATCATCAAACGGCTGCCGCCGGAAACCGTCAGCCAGACGCCTTTGACATCCGGCACGCCGGCCTTTTCCATCTCATCCCAGATCAGCGCCGAGCGAAGATAGGAACGATACCAGCCGAGCTCCGCGGGCGGGCGTCCTGGAGGCGAACCGAGAATGATCGGATCGTTACGGTGATAGAGCCGTTTGACTTGCACCCAGGGCTCGGCGCGTTCGGCGCTGGCGTAGTAGCCGGTCCATTCGCCGAAGGGACCTTCGACCTTAGGTTGGTCGAAATGAACATCGCCTTCGATGACGATCTCGGCGTTGGCCGGAATCGGTAGGCCGGAGTATTCGCCTTCGATCATTTCGAAGGGCTCGCCGCGCAGACCGCCGATGAATTCATATTCGGGC is part of the Deltaproteobacteria bacterium genome and encodes:
- a CDS encoding UbiD family decarboxylase translates to MEYQDLRDWIQIADEMGELKTLKGCDWNLEIGAITEIVAHKEDGPAVLFEDIKDYPKGFRVLSNSLSSRKRLALTLGLPSGDTKMDFVKIWKDNYKKIKPIPPKFVKKSPLFDNVYKDGDIDMFMFPTPKWHDKDGGRYIGTGSVDITRDPDEGWVNYGTYRVMIHDKDKLGFYISPGKHGRIQREKYQASGEPFKIAMSFGHDPLTFLAGSIEVPYGVPEYEFIGGLRGEPFEMIEGEYSGLPIPANAEIVIEGDVHFDQPKVEGPFGEWTGYYASAERAEPWVQVKRLYHRNDPIILGSPPGRPPAELGWYRSYLRSALIWDEMEKAGVPDVKGVWLTVSGGSRLMMCVAIKQRYPGHAKQAAVIASQCHAGAYLGRFVIVVDDDIDPSNTDDMIWAMSSRCEPEADIDILRRCWSGPLDPIIHPTKKGFNSRAIIDATRPYEWIKDFPPVAESPREVLDATAKKWGGELFGTNGKK